One genomic window of Magnolia sinica isolate HGM2019 chromosome 3, MsV1, whole genome shotgun sequence includes the following:
- the LOC131240988 gene encoding uncharacterized protein LOC131240988, with the protein MLRNLMEEKKLDFNAPLLSVRRFAPPAATLAEENKRTEKSQSKKASLPPYKPELKSGPVRNAGAVPFLWEQIPGRPKDGGGLRSKTSERPPLAPKLPPGRILDVNRSSSIRCAEDKESEASAVTRLPQAGNLISCPNTLSSGGNVKLETSRGTVKEENDPELDDCDDDAFSDALDTLSRTDSYFMNCSLTGMSALDGLDSKHSRNFTTDPQAREFMMDRFLPAAKAMASETPQYASRKQPVVREPVRPVNGLDRNRKPMTYQYGTYVVPHHTQDEEKEDSEDEDEDEDYDDTGNITAKACGLLPRFCLKNSFCLLNPVPGIKIRSGMPLSPVGRKLDTHFKPAGPGYLSEPGHENTWEAVYKHKLARGFEHPEARENGSKPTSESNQLTCWSDSQTPEGSSPYRRSTGDVISPYRNETPQSPFHEGMGFLGIPKQGRDFKDDGLNMYSKGRNDNQETLSRQSSKQGSGSGSPAIEKTLYVDSIQMLETPNSRSSSSDTKDLANSAEKDFEILVESERSENSPVLEARLGDVNMRNSSKGSKLNSSNGRNKLRPMISEIFEANPSSCTDGSILGGHTDNKEGFRRDDALDEEVRSLEFSKVLISGNLSLDDPQSLKEEDQGNSHANPFQSPLPPPLPKSPSESWLWRTLPSVSSTNPSCRPYLGIQFRSMKQVTKASSVDPKWETIVKTSNVQHGHLRFSEELKTPAKQSKT; encoded by the exons ATGCTGAGGAATTTAATGGAGGAAAAGAAACTGGATTTCAATGCACCACTTCTCTCCGTGAGGCGATTTGCACCTCCTGCAGCTACCCTTGCAGAAGAGAATAAGAGGACTGAGAAGTCCCAATCCAAGAAAGCTTCTCTCCCTCCTTACAAACCAGAACTGAAATCAGGGCCAGTGAGAAATGCCGGTGCAGTTCCGTTTCTGTGGGAGCAGATCCCTGGGAGACCCAAGGACGGAGGCGGGTTGCGCTCAAAAACTTCTGAAAGGCCTCCATTGGCACCGAAGCTCCCACCTGGGAGGATTTTGGATGTTAATCGGTCTTCTTCTATAAGATGTGCAGAAGACAAGGAATCTGAGGCTTCAGCTGTAACTAGGTTGCCCCAAGCTGGGAATTTGATTTCTTGTCCCAATACATTGTCTTCAGGTGGCAATGTAAAGTTGGAAACCTCCAGAGGTACTGTGAAAGAAGAGAATGATCCTGAGTTGGATGATTGTGATGATGATGCCTTCTCAGATGCACTTGATACACTATCTCGTACTGATTCGTACTTCATGAACTGTAGCCTAACTGGCATGAGTGCTTTGGACGGTCTGGACTCAAAACATTCCAGAAACTTCACGACGGATCCGCAGGCTCGTGAATTTATGATGGACCGTTTCTTGCCTGCTGCAAAGGCAATGGCTTCTGAGACACCTCAGTATGCTTCGAGAAAGCAACCTGTGGTACGTGAGCCAGTGAGGCCAGTGAATGGGCTGGATAGGAATAGAAAGCCTATGACCTATCAATATGGGACATATGTTGTACCACACCATACCCAGGATGAGGAGAAGGAAGAtagtgaagatgaagatgaagatgaggattaTGATGATACTGGGAACATAACAGCAAAAGCATGTGGGTTACTACCTCGCTTTTGCTTAAAGAACTCCTTTTGCCTTTTAAATCCGGTCCCAGGGATCAAGATTCGGAGCGGCATGCCCTTATCGCCTGTTGGTCGTAAACTTGACACACATTTCAAGCCAGCAGGCCCTGGATATCTTAGTGAGCCCGGTCATGAG AACACTTGGGAAGCAGTCTATAAGCACAAACTGGCACGTGGATTTGAACATCCTGAAGCCCGTGAAAATGGGAGTAAACCAACGAGTGAATCCAACCAGCTAACATGCTGGAGTGATTCGCAAACACCTGAAGGATCATCCCCCTACAGGCGCTCTACTGGTGATGTAATATCGCCTTACCGGAATGAAACACCTCAGTCACCTTTTCATGAAGGAATGGGTTTTCTAGGCATTCCTAAACAAGGCAGGGATTTTAAGGATGATGGCCTCAACATGTATAGCAAAGGTCGTAATGATAACCAGGAAACATTATCCCGTCAAAGCAGTAAACAGGGGTCAGGCTCTGGGAGTCCTGCAATTGAGAAGACTCTGTATGTAGATTCTATTCAGATGCTCGAGACTCCAAATTCAAGGTCGAGCTCTTCAGATACCAAGGACCTGGCAAATTCTGCAGAAAAGGATTTTGAGATTCTGGTAGAAAGTGAGAGGTCGGAAAACAGTCCTGTTCTAGAAGCTCGTCTAGGAGATGTCAACATGCGAAACAGTTCAAAGGGGAGCAAGCTAAACAGTTCGAATGGGAGAAATAAATTGCGACCTATGATATCTGAAATTTTTGAAGCAAATCCTTCATCTTGCACTGATGGATCAATTCTTGGTGGGCACACAGACAACAAAGAGGGTTTCAGACGTGATGATGCTTTAGATGAGGAAGTCAGATCGTTGGAGTTTTCGAAAGTTCTTATCAGTGGGAATCTGAGTCTCGATGATCCCCAgtctttaaaagaagaagatcaaggaaaTTCACATGCCAATCCTTTTCAGTCTCCACTTCCACCCCCTTTACCAAAATCACCCTCTGAATCTTGGCTTTGGCGTACCTTGCCTTCTGTCTCATCCACGAATCCATCTTGCAGGCCTTATCTTGGTATTCAGTTCCGTTCTATGAAACAGGTTACGAAGGCATCCTCTGTTGATCCTAAATGGGAGACCATAGTAAAAACTTCTAATGTTCAGCATGGCCATTTGCGGTTTTCAGAG GAACTGAAAACACCTGCCAAGCAATCTAAAACTTAA